A DNA window from Allokutzneria albata contains the following coding sequences:
- a CDS encoding ABC transporter ATP-binding protein, which produces MGNRGSTFRELRRLIPYYRASRLPLLAAGICALGAMLAGLVIPLVTQKIIDGPVRTGDTTALVWLVLAVAGLGVVEAVLLFARRQLSAPPNNRAEAGMRAALYAHLQRLPLGFHDSWQSGQLLSRGVDDVATIRRFMTFTLIYLVINTTTIFVGLGIMYTLAPVLGLVVTICMLPVLVSTYFYETRYRVVARRAQDQAGDLATTVEESVLGIRVLKAFGRGEHLRGHYLKQAADLRETGLRKISVIAVLWTTIIVLPGLAVAAQLAAGAHGIAAGTMTLGTLVASITLTTFLTWPVESLGWFLAELNSAAAACERFGEVSDTGPAVTDPADPKPLPRPVRGELRFEGVRMRYPAADTDVLSTVDLTLHPGETVALVGATGCGKTTLTALIPRFYDVSAGRITLDGTDIRDLSLNDLRSQIAVAFEEAVLFSATVRENVAMGTHRPTTEDEVREALRVANAEDFVDTLPQGLDTPIGEQGLSLSGGQRQRLALARAVIGRPAVLVLDDPLSALDVHTEAEVEQALRRVLHGVTALVVAHRPSTVQLADRIAVLHEGRIVATGTHRELLASSKVYRTLLSTMDDDASEVEDLEVTAR; this is translated from the coding sequence GTCATCCCCCTGGTGACGCAGAAGATCATCGACGGCCCGGTCCGCACCGGCGACACCACCGCCCTCGTCTGGCTGGTGCTCGCGGTGGCGGGGCTCGGCGTGGTCGAGGCGGTGCTGCTGTTCGCCCGGCGGCAGCTCTCCGCTCCGCCGAACAACAGGGCGGAGGCGGGCATGCGGGCAGCGCTCTACGCGCACCTGCAACGCCTGCCGCTGGGCTTCCACGACAGCTGGCAGTCCGGACAGCTGCTCTCCCGAGGCGTCGACGACGTGGCGACCATCCGCCGCTTCATGACCTTCACGCTGATCTACCTCGTGATCAACACGACCACGATCTTCGTCGGCCTTGGCATCATGTACACGCTCGCGCCCGTGCTCGGCCTCGTGGTGACGATCTGCATGCTGCCGGTGCTGGTGAGCACCTACTTCTACGAGACCCGCTACCGCGTGGTGGCCAGGCGCGCGCAGGACCAGGCCGGGGACCTCGCCACCACGGTGGAGGAGTCGGTGCTGGGCATCCGGGTACTCAAGGCGTTCGGCCGCGGCGAGCACCTGCGCGGGCACTACCTGAAGCAGGCGGCGGACCTGCGCGAGACCGGCCTGCGCAAGATCTCCGTGATCGCGGTCCTGTGGACCACGATCATCGTGCTGCCCGGCCTGGCCGTCGCGGCGCAGCTGGCCGCGGGCGCGCACGGCATCGCCGCGGGCACGATGACACTGGGCACGCTGGTCGCGTCGATCACCCTCACCACCTTCCTCACCTGGCCGGTGGAGTCGCTGGGGTGGTTCCTCGCCGAGTTGAACTCGGCGGCCGCCGCGTGCGAGCGCTTCGGCGAGGTCTCCGACACCGGGCCCGCCGTGACCGATCCGGCCGACCCGAAACCGCTGCCCCGCCCGGTGCGCGGCGAACTCCGCTTCGAGGGCGTGCGCATGCGCTACCCCGCTGCCGACACCGACGTTCTGTCCACTGTGGACCTCACGCTGCACCCGGGGGAAACCGTGGCGCTCGTCGGTGCGACGGGCTGTGGGAAGACCACGCTGACGGCGTTGATCCCGCGCTTCTACGACGTCTCCGCCGGGCGGATCACCTTGGACGGCACCGACATCCGCGACCTCTCGCTGAACGACCTGCGCAGCCAGATCGCGGTGGCCTTCGAGGAGGCGGTGCTGTTCTCCGCGACCGTGCGGGAGAACGTGGCCATGGGCACCCACCGGCCGACGACCGAGGACGAGGTCCGCGAAGCGCTTCGGGTGGCGAACGCGGAGGACTTCGTCGACACGTTGCCGCAGGGCCTGGACACGCCCATCGGCGAGCAGGGGTTGTCGTTGTCCGGTGGTCAGCGGCAGCGGCTCGCCCTGGCGCGCGCGGTGATCGGCCGGCCCGCCGTGCTGGTGCTCGACGATCCGTTGTCGGCGCTGGACGTGCACACCGAGGCGGAGGTCGAACAGGCGCTGCGCCGCGTGCTGCACGGGGTCACCGCGCTCGTGGTGGCGCACCGGCCGAGCACGGTGCAGCTCGCCGACCGCATCGCCGTGCTGCACGAGGGCCGCATCGTCGCGACGGGGACGCACCGCGAACTGCTCGCGTCCTCGAAGGTCTACCGCACCCTTCTGTCCACAATGGATGATGACGCCTCCGAAGTGGAGGATCTGGAGGTGACGGCGCGATGA